In Melanotaenia boesemani isolate fMelBoe1 chromosome 7, fMelBoe1.pri, whole genome shotgun sequence, a single window of DNA contains:
- the LOC121642856 gene encoding beta-crystallin B1-like: protein MSTGDKPKTSSQTDGKAAQSKKSEMGMMSYKMYVFDQENFQGRMIEISNECMNVCEMGMDRVRSLRVECGPFVGFEQMNFCGEMYILEKGEYPRWDSWSNCQRNDYLLSFRPVRMDPEKHKICLYEVGEFKGRKMEIMDDDVPSMFSYGFTDRVGSIMVSCGTWVGYQFPGYRGSQYLLEKGDYRHFNEYGARHPQFQSVRRIRDMQWHQMGCYTMASK from the exons ATGTCCACTGGAGATAAGCCCAAGACCTCTTCCCAGACTGATGGGAAGGCTGCTCAGAGCAAGAAGTCTGAGATGGGAATGATGTCCTATAAG ATGTACGTGTTCGACCAGGAGAACTTCCAGGGTCGCATGATCGAGATCAGCAACGagtgcatgaatgtgtgtgagatGGGCATGGACCGCGTGCGTTCCCTGCGTGTTGAGTGTGGACC ctttgtGGGCTTTGAGCAGATGAACTTCTGTGGTGAGATGTACATCCTGGAGAAGGGAGAGTATCCCCGTTGGGACTCCTGGAGCAACTGCCAGAGGAACGACTACCTGCTGTCCTTCAGGCCCGTCAGAATG GACCCTGAGAAGCACAAGATCTGCCTGTATGAGGTGGGAGAGTTCAAGGGCCGCAAGATGGAGATCATGGACGATGACGTTCCCAGCATGTTTTCTTACGGCTTCACCGACAGAGTGGGCAGCATCATGGTCAGCTGTGGAAC CTGGGTGGGATACCAGTTCCCTGGATACCGTGGCAGCCAGTACCTGCTGGAGAAGGGTGACTACAGGCACTTCAACGAGTATGGCGCCCGTCATCCTCAGTTCCAGTCTGTGAGGCGTATCCGTGACATGCAGTGGCACCAAATGGGTTGCTACACCATGGCCAGCAAGTGA
- the cryba1l1 gene encoding crystallin, beta A1, like 1: MYRTTRSPMMQPLVNSGMGMAPFFKVTVFEQEHFQGKCLEFTSECCNIQECGLDNIRSIRVESGAWVGFEHHDFQGQQFILERGEYPHWDAYSGSISYHVERLMSLRPIYCASHQSSRMIIFERENFMGRNVELCDDYPSLQAMGWMMPEVGSMHVQCGAFVCYQFPGYRGQQYIMECERHSGDYQHWRNWGSHCQTPQIQSIRRIQH, encoded by the exons ATGTACAGAACTACAAGGTCCCCAATGATGCAGCCACTGGTCAACTCAGGAATGGGAATGGCCCCTTTCTTCAAG GTGACTGTGTTTGAGCAGGAACATTTCCAGGGAAAGTGCCTGGAGTTCACCTCTGAGTGCTGCAACATCCAGGAGTGTGGATTGGACAACATACGTTCCATCAGGGTGGAGAGCGGAGC CTGGGTGGGTTTCGAGCACCATGACTTCCAGGGCCAGCAGTTCATCCTGGAGAGAGGAGAGTATCCCCACTGGGATGCTTACAGCGGCTCCATCTCCTACCATGTGGAGCGTCTTATGTCTCTGCGCCCCATCTACTGCGCC TCTCACCAGAGCAGCCGCATGATCATCTTCGAGAGGGAGAACTTCATGGGTCGTAATGTGGAGCTCTGTGACGACTACCCCTCCCTGCAGGCTATGGGCTGGATGATGCCTGAAGTTGGTTCCATGCATGTGCAGTGTGGCGC CTTTGTGTGCTACCAGTTCCCTGGCTACAGGGGCCAGCAGTACATCATGGAGTGTGAGAGACACAGTGGAGACTACCAGCACTGGAGGAACTGGGGCTCTCACTGTCAGACCCCCCAGATCCAGTCCATCAGGCGTATCCAGCATTGA
- the cabp2b gene encoding calcium-binding protein 2 isoform X2, producing MGNCTEPPMKDSLKKDRELRPEEMDELREAFVEFDKNKKGYISHRDLGECMRTMGYMPTEMELIELSQQICGGKVDFEDFVKLMGPKMLAETADMIGVKELRDAFKEFDSDGDGQISLTELREAMKKLMGEQVTNREINDILRDVDLNGDGQVDFEEFVRMMSR from the exons ATGGGCAACTGCACCGAACCGCCTATGAAAGACAGCCTGAAGAAG GACAGAGAGCTGAGACCAGAGGAGATGGATG AACTTCGAGAGGCATTTGTGGAGTTTGATAAGAACAAAAAAGGCTACATCAGTCATAGAGACCTGGGGGAGTGTATGAGGACCATGGGATACATGCCTACTGAGATGGAGCTCATCGAACTGAGCCAGCAGATCT GTGGAGGTAAAGTGGACTTTGAGGACTTTGTGAAGCTGATGGGACCCAAGATGCTGGCAGAGACTGCAGATATGATCGGAGTCAAAGAACTACGTGATGCATTCAAAGAG TTTGACTCTGATGGTGACGGTCAGATCAGTCTGACAGAGCTGCGCGAGGCCATGAAGAAGCTGATGGGAGAACAAGTGACCAACAGAGAGATCAACGACATTCTCAGAGATGTTGACCTCAACGGAGATGGCCAAGTGGACTTTGAGG aGTTTGTGCGGATGATGTCTCGCTGA
- the cabp2b gene encoding calcium-binding protein 2 isoform X1, with protein sequence MFMFIRESSAGGGGAGAASSTPERSAKEVQASIKKKVEKQRKRSISLGVGVAQSVVPQSQSCPKSKQLPQVITEGAEDSEMQKENLEENLEEELEKMMEGPQRRDHREKEPEADPVDLLPIVDSVFGQDRELRPEEMDELREAFVEFDKNKKGYISHRDLGECMRTMGYMPTEMELIELSQQICGGKVDFEDFVKLMGPKMLAETADMIGVKELRDAFKEFDSDGDGQISLTELREAMKKLMGEQVTNREINDILRDVDLNGDGQVDFEEFVRMMSR encoded by the exons ATGTTCATGTTCATTCGAGAGTCGTCTGCTGGAGGAGGCGGTGCTGGAGCAGCGAGCTCGACTCCAGAGAGGAGTGCAAAAGAG GTGCAAGCTTCCATCAAAAAGAAGGTGGAGAAGCAGAGAAAACGAAGCATCTCACTGGGAGTTGGAGTTGCTCAAAGTGTGGTCCCTCAGTCTCAGAGCTGTCCGAAATCCAAACAATTACCCCAGGTGATAACAGAGGGAGCTGAGGACAGTGAGATGCAGAAGGAGAATCTGGAGGAGAACCTGGAAGAGGAACTGGAGAAGATGATGGAAGGACCACAAAGGAGGGACCATAGGGAGAAAGAGCCAGAAGCAGATCCTGTGGACCTGCTGCCTATAGTAGACTCTGTGTTTGGACAG GACAGAGAGCTGAGACCAGAGGAGATGGATG AACTTCGAGAGGCATTTGTGGAGTTTGATAAGAACAAAAAAGGCTACATCAGTCATAGAGACCTGGGGGAGTGTATGAGGACCATGGGATACATGCCTACTGAGATGGAGCTCATCGAACTGAGCCAGCAGATCT GTGGAGGTAAAGTGGACTTTGAGGACTTTGTGAAGCTGATGGGACCCAAGATGCTGGCAGAGACTGCAGATATGATCGGAGTCAAAGAACTACGTGATGCATTCAAAGAG TTTGACTCTGATGGTGACGGTCAGATCAGTCTGACAGAGCTGCGCGAGGCCATGAAGAAGCTGATGGGAGAACAAGTGACCAACAGAGAGATCAACGACATTCTCAGAGATGTTGACCTCAACGGAGATGGCCAAGTGGACTTTGAGG aGTTTGTGCGGATGATGTCTCGCTGA